AGATAAAGTCCAAGTTTGAGAAAATCCGCGGCCTTCCAAATTGTTGTGGTGCAATTGACATCACACACATCCTGATGACCCACCCTACACCGGGCTCACCAGATGATGTCTGGCTCGATTGCGAAGAAAAATGCAGCATGATCTTACAGGCAATTGTTGACCCGGATATGAGGTTCCGTAACATTATTACAGGATGGCCAGGAAGTTTGAGTGATGAGCTAGTCCTTCGGAGTTCAGGTTTTTTCAAGCTGTGTGAAGAAAGAAGTTGTTTAAACGGGAAGAAGTTGGTGCTTTCAGAAGGAACAGAAGTAAGAGAATACATAGTTGGAGATTCTGGTTTTCCTCTCTTGCAATGGCTTCTCACTCCTTACAAGGTGAGAGAGCTCTCAAACTATCAGTGCGAGTTTAACAAGCGGCTCTCTGCGACGCAGATGGTGGCACGCAGGGCGTTGGTGAGGCTGAAGGAGATGTGGAAGATAATTCAAGGGGTAATGTGGACGCCTGATAAGAACAAGTTGCCAAGGATTATTCTGGTTTGCTGTATTCTGCACAATATAGTTATTGATTTGGAGGATGAGGCGCAAGATGAAATGCCCTTGTCTCATCATCATGATTCTGGTTACCGGCAACAAACTTGCGAATCTGCTGACAATACTGCCTCTCTCCTGAGAGAGAAGCTTGCTATTTACTTGTCTGGAGAGAAGAACCTTGCTTCAGTCTTACCTGGTTGAAATCGGAAATCTTATAATCTTTTGGGGAACTTGCTTTTGTAGAAACTACAGTTCTAAATATAATTTTGGCTGAATGAATCTCTTGCTCAAattgtgtttctttttcacatgggttttttaaaaaacataattcaagggtttgctttgtttcttttgtcatGCAAAAAACGATCGATGTTATTGGcaacagaaaaaatatatatgtatatatgcaaGCTGGGCAAGAAATCCACACCAGAATGAGGTAACCAAGAATCCACGAATTACAAATCACATTCTCAAAGGCAACGCAATACAATAGTAAACCAAACTCAAGTCCATAGACTATAAACAGGTCACATAAAAACCATATAGTATAGAGACGACCCCCTCCAGTTGCTGAGCTGATGCTTAACATTCAAGTCGCCCGGCTTCTAATAACATCAAGGCCCATTTCAGTTGGATCGGTAGCTTGCAACTCTACCTGAATACCGTCCAACTCTCTCTTAAACCTGTCCTTCGAACTAGCATAGATCATTTTGCTTCTCACCTTCGATGTGTCAGGGGACCTTCATACATAGATCTTAGAATGAGTGCCCCGATCAAAAGGAAGATAAAAGAATAATTACAATCAGAGTCAAACTCTAAAAGTCTAATTATTACCAAGCAATGAAAATAATCCGGCTCTTCTGGCAGTTCTCCTCAGTCACATAATCAAAGTCATAGACAGCGTATCGGCATTCATCAGCAGGGAGGCTTGCAGAGAAATCCTCGTAGCTATCAGCTGGTTCACCCACCTTTTCCACTATAACCTGCTTTTGCTTCTCCTCTATCTTGTAAACTATGAAGCGGTAAGTTCGTTTTGCCTTCAATTCTAAAAACTTTAGCTTGCATTCATCATGCACAGCCATCCCAGACGCTGCGTTTGCCTGGAGAAATTTAATCGATACCGAATTGCATCAAACACCAACAAAGCATCACTAGAAATTCCTATAATTACACCCAAAAGCTTCTCCAAGCATAACTGTTACATATGCACCCGAAAGTTTGACACCaatcaaaatcccaaacatCCTAAAACAGAACACACACTGCTTTTCTTCCCCTCGGCTTATCAACTCTCACTTCATAATTCAAACTACAAATGCTCATGAGTGTCTTCAAGCATATCATAATTCAAAACTATtaacaaaagtaaaatgaaTGATGAAGCACAGGCATACTGATATACTTaccctttaaaaaattaagcaCCACTACTgccaagcaaaagaaaaaaaaaaaaaaaatccatatgAAGGAAAATCCTGAATATAGCCAGGAAATAAAATCTTAGGCTGGGTATTTTTGGCCATTGCAGTAATCATACTATATGTGaatcaatcaaaatcaaaatgcacACTGGCACTGCAATTAAGCATGAAGACAATAACGAGAGGCTCAAAAATTGTAGAAAACTCATGAATCAATCATGATCAAGTAAGTCGAATCATACGATTGAATATCACGACTGAATTGAAAACTAACACGCTATCTCACGAAACTTATACTCCACCACAGACgaatttcacaaatttttcCCAATCAAGCAGTCAAAATTACAAAGATCGAACACCAAAATCGCAGAGATTATACTAAAGAGAATCGTtaagcaaacaaaaatttaaaataataacacTAGCATGCAAAACCCTATAGAGAGAAGCCTGAAGTAGAGGAAGTACTCACCATTTTCCCGAGAAATGTCGAGGTAGAGAGAAATGGGGAGAAAATCTAGggctcagagagagagagagagagagagagagagagagagagagagatggataGGCCTAACGGTGGGGAGAGGGCAGCGAGTCGCGCCTTGAAAATATGGAAGGCCTTCGCGGTCGGTAGCTCCTGCTAATATCACCGTGGTCGGTGATCCAACAATACGAGGACACGTGTTGTACGTTGTTGAATAGCGTGCAATGCGAGGGATGTCATGTCCCTTTACGTCTGATGTGGGTTACTTGGGGGCTGCTACGACTTCGTTTGCCTTCATGGATTTGGCCCAAAATAGTTCCTGGTCCAACATTCCAtgcatgtttttttatttttttttattttatacaaacgatattgaGAAATCGAGAATTACACATGACTTTGATGAAACTATATTTAAGCCAAAAAGAGAGTAcctgcataatttttttttacttatttggtTAAATTGTGTTTATAttacaaaggaaaaagagtctcattttaatttatgaCCTTGAGTCACGACTAACTTGCTTTTTGTTAAAGAACTACTTGTACATCTTTTCATCTCGTGTTTGATCAAAATAGCCAATCTTTTTGTTAAAGAATCACTTGTACATCTTTTCATCTTAACATTCGAGCTTTGTTCTTATTCTCTTTGATATCGAATAAAAGGAGTATGAAATGATGTAATATTAGGACTTGCCCATAAAACCGAAGCTACTCAACACATCACCTTTTGTTATAATTAAGTAACAAAGTGGGGCAAAAGGACCTCTCTTTGGTGCAAGATTAATATTCTCTCAATTCCCTCTTCAAATCAACTCTAAGAAGGAAGGGATTAAAATTCTATAGTTCAAAATAGTTGGGCTGGTGTTTATAGATCAGTACAAGTTATTAGCTATGACAATTTTTCTTGATGTAGCAGCATGATCAACACCCTCTTCCATGGTCACTTTCTGAGTAACAGATACAGGAACCAAACAAAGGCCTTTGCTTCTGAGGTCGAGCACCTGCCGGCTCCCACATTCCTGTTCACAATTCCCAATATAATTTgtaaggaaaaaaattcaggGTTAGAGGGTAGAAAAACTTGTGTGAAATGGTATGACAAGTGAAAAAGTTATCACGGGTAGAATAACGTGATTAGTCAGTATAGCAAAACAGTGCTATTCCCGTTCACGCACAAATTTAAGTGATTGCCTACCTGTGTGTGAAGAACTGCAGCATTCTTGTATGAACTACTAAACATCCTTAGCAGATtctgctaaaaaaaaaattaaaaacaaaaacaaaacccaagaaacAAATTAGCACTAAAATTTATATGCAGCATAAAGAAGTGAACATATTGTTAGGTCTATATAAACCTGAATTTGTTCTTGAAGTAGCATGATATAAATGGAAGCCTCTTGAAGAACTGAGGCAGTGTCAGTCTGCAATGAGTTCAGAAGCctaatgtaattaatttgcagaaaaacaatattttttctataattaGAAATctagatatatattttttttgtatattcTGCAAACTGCTAACCTTGCCATAGGGGGAAACCAGTTTCTGAAGAACCGTGATCTTGTCACTGAGCTTTTGGCTTCTCCTCACAGGCGCATGCAACTTCTGGCAAAAGCAGCAAAAGCTCAACAACAAGGCCAGAATAACTTAAATGAAGAGATAAATtaatgttaaattaattttgtttttttatttaacagaccttattgttttgttgttgcatTGAGGTTTCTTGGCACTGTTGATGCCATTGTTGTTGAGAATTTGTCACCTTGCTTCTCTTATTTTGGTTCCATTCGTTTAGAGCTGTCTTGTCACCAACCAGACCACCAAGGTCATCAACCTCAATTGGACGTTTCCTTGCATTTTGTATGGCCTGGAAATACTTCAAgggaacaaaaagaaaaaaatcagaataAAATTAGTTCTAGGATTTGTTATCACCTCAGTTGTATTATTGTATAAATGTGTGGTCCAAATTGATAATCGAACAATAGAAGATGAATGATTGTCTTGTTACCGAATTTACTTTTCGTATTTTAACTTAAACATTCATAAGTATACATTTGTCAACTGTTGATTTGTGTGAAACCTATCGTGACACTCATATCAACAACTAACAATCATGTGAAGTAAATCGCTTGATATTTGAAGTGAATTGGGAAGTCTTGCTagttttttattaaaatcttAGCTACCAACTAAAGAAGATCAACATACTGCTTCAAATTGGGGAGATGAAATCTTCTTGTCCAGCAAGACTGGCTGCTGGGAAACACCATCATGGTATCTGAATGCACCAGATGGATAAGCTGCAATCAAAGAAGGTAATTCATTAAACCCAGAGTTCTTGCGAGTCAATTATTAGAGTTTACTAAATTACAAAATGTTTGATGAGGGTAGGTGGCAAGGACAAGAAAAactggggaaaaaaaattttaaattaggCCAAATTAGAAAAGTTGTTCCTCAAAACAGAAACATATGGATAGGGAAATAAACCAAACCTGGTTGATAAGCAAGGAGGGATGATGACTgcagaggaggaggaagagaaaagTCGTCTCCAGCTCTGCTATTTTGGTTGTCACTTTCGAATGCCTTGGACCCCATGTAAAACCCACTGCCATATTTGCCATGACCAATTAActtcagtttcttttttttcttgaaagaaagaaagaaagcagaAGAGAAGGTTGCATTATTGTAAGTGGGGTTGGGGGCCTAATTAACTTATTTTGTAGAGGCAGCATTTGGATAAACTGTGTTTGTACAATTACTTTAAATGATCCCAATAATGGTTTTGATACTTTGTTGTGAAGTATTGAAGAGAAGATAAATCAGTAAATCAAAGCTAAGCTTACCAAGAGAGGTGAATTCTAAAACATTTTCTACTGCTGGAGGGACGATTATCAGTCccgagattttttttattttatttttatttttatttttttaaagacctTTTCTATTAAGAAAAGCGATAACATATTAAATCACTACACTAGTATAGAATATTGATGCATACAATTACTTTTTCAAACTTATTTGTACATTTGAAAGATACAGAAACTATGGAAAAATAATCCCTGATCATTTTAAAGACTGgtataatttttgaaa
The Prunus dulcis chromosome 2, ALMONDv2, whole genome shotgun sequence DNA segment above includes these coding regions:
- the LOC117619684 gene encoding protein ALP1-like → MGPVRGMKRRKKAEKKVDQNVLAAAASLSSQPQPVDWWDDFSQRITGPLSQSKSKDRMKFESVFKVSRKTFSYICSLVKEDMMTSSSNFSYSNGKQLSLNDQVAVALRRLSSGESLVSIGDSFGINRSTVSHITWRFVEAMEERGLHHLCWPTKHGEMEEIKSKFEKIRGLPNCCGAIDITHILMTHPTPGSPDDVWLDCEEKCSMILQAIVDPDMRFRNIITGWPGSLSDELVLRSSGFFKLCEERSCLNGKKLVLSEGTEVREYIVGDSGFPLLQWLLTPYKVRELSNYQCEFNKRLSATQMVARRALVRLKEMWKIIQGVMWTPDKNKLPRIILVCCILHNIVIDLEDEAQDEMPLSHHHDSGYRQQTCESADNTASLLREKLAIYLSGEKNLASVLPG
- the LOC117619685 gene encoding actin-depolymerizing factor 2, which gives rise to MANAASGMAVHDECKLKFLELKAKRTYRFIVYKIEEKQKQVIVEKVGEPADSYEDFSASLPADECRYAVYDFDYVTEENCQKSRIIFIAWSPDTSKVRSKMIYASSKDRFKRELDGIQVELQATDPTEMGLDVIRSRAT
- the LOC117618708 gene encoding transcription factor bHLH111-like isoform X1 — its product is MRNALLPSVPSHLYNFGNNIDVQMSNWDAQVNMNRRLGFYMGSKAFESDNQNSRAGDDFSLPPPLQSSSLLAYQPAYPSGAFRYHDGVSQQPVLLDKKISSPQFEAYFQAIQNARKRPIEVDDLGGLVGDKTALNEWNQNKRSKVTNSQQQWHQQCQETSMQQQNNKKLHAPVRRSQKLSDKITVLQKLVSPYGKTDTASVLQEASIYIMLLQEQIQQNLLRMFSSSYKNAAVLHTQECGSRQVLDLRSKGLCLVPVSVTQKVTMEEGVDHAATSRKIVIANNLY
- the LOC117618708 gene encoding transcription factor bHLH111-like isoform X2 is translated as MRNALLPSVPSHLYNFGNNIDVQMSNWDAQVNMNRRLGFYMGSKAFESDNQNSRAGDDFSLPPPLQSSSLLAYQPAYPSGAFRYHDGVSQQPVLLDKKISSPQFEAYFQAIQNARKRPIEVDDLGGLVGDKTALNEWNQNKRSKVTNSQQQWHQQCQETSMQQQNNKKLHAPVRRSQKLSDKITVLQKLVSPYGKTDTASVLQEASIYIMLLQEQIQNLLRMFSSSYKNAAVLHTQECGSRQVLDLRSKGLCLVPVSVTQKVTMEEGVDHAATSRKIVIANNLY
- the LOC117618708 gene encoding transcription factor bHLH111-like isoform X3; this translates as MRNALLPSVPSHLYNFGNNIDVQMSNWDAQVNMNRRLGFYMGSKAFESDNQNSRAGDDFSLPPPLQSSSLLAYQPAYPSGAFRYHDGVSQQPVLLDKKISSPQFEAYFQAIQNARKRPIEVDDLGGLVGDKTALNEWNQNKRSKVTNSQQQWHQQCQETSMQQQNNKLHAPVRRSQKLSDKITVLQKLVSPYGKTDTASVLQEASIYIMLLQEQIQQNLLRMFSSSYKNAAVLHTQECGSRQVLDLRSKGLCLVPVSVTQKVTMEEGVDHAATSRKIVIANNLY